The DNA sequence TCAACTTTTCCAAAAATTCTTGTTTTTACTAAATTAGTATTCAATATTTCAGGTTTTATTTTCAAAAATTCACTAATACGAATTAGTGATACTTTAGCTCTTTCTGAAATAGAAATAACCCATCCTAATATAATAAAAGGAAAAAATAAAATATTTACATATGTAAAAAATTCAGCAATATTTCCTATCTCTTTAATTTCACCTTCAAAATATTTTTTTCCCCCAAAGAATAAAATCAATGAATAACAAATTCCTATAAAAAATATAATTAAAGAAGATAATATGGTATCAATTTTAGCTAATTCTATATTTTTTTTTTTATATTGAGATATAATTTTTTTGTGTTTCTCTTGAAAAAAAGATTCTGATACAAATAATTTGATAATATAAATTCCTGAAAAAGTTTCTTGTATAAAAGAACATATGATAGACTGGAATTTTTGAACCTTTTTACTTTTTTTAGCAATAAAAATACTAATATAATAGATAAAAATAAAAAGAATAGGAATAGGCAAAACTACATAAAAAGTTAACACTTTATTAATCCTTAACATTTGCATAAGAACCATAAAAAAAAGAATTATAAGATTCAAAAAATACATAAATCCAGGACCTATACATTGTCTTATAAAAGAAACGTCTTCTGTAAGACGATTCATTAAATCACCTGTAGAATTTTTTTTATAAAAAGAAGAACTTAACTTTTGATAATGTGAAAAAATTTCGTTTTTTATATCAAATTCTATCATTCTAGATGTAGTAATTATACATTGTCTCATATGATATTTTACAAAACCTCCTATAATTGGAACTATTAATATGATACTAACATAAATACAAATATCTTTTTTTAAAGAAATAAAATTTGATAAATCACTAAAAATATAACTTATAACATTAATTGACTTTCCTATATAAGGAATAGGAAATAAAGTTAAAATATTTGATATTAAAATTAATAAAAACCCTATAGATAATCGTAATTTGTATTTTCGACAATATTTTTTGCTAAAAACAAATAAACCGCCATTCATATAATGAACAAAAATACAAACTTTTTAAATTTCGATTTTTTATTTATATAATTATACGAAAAATTTTTCGCATAAAAAATCAACATTATTACAACAAAAATGTCAGTAAGACGACACTTTAGAATAAGAAGTTTACAGTTTTTATATGCTCAATATATATCTAAAATGGATTTAAATAAAGTTGAAGAAAATATGCTTAAAAGTATTAAATCTTTGCATCATCTTTATATTTTTCTTCTCTATTTAATTTTAAAAATTAGAGAAAACGCTTTGAAAAAAAAATTATATAATAAAACAGATTTTATACAAAAATTAGCATATAATTCATTGATAAAAATGTTATCTGAAAATAAATATTTAATAGAAGAATATCGTTCTACAAAAAATTCTGAAAAAGTTTTATGGAATCAACAATATGAATATATTTTTTTTTTATTAAAAAAAAAGCAAAAATCAAATTTTTTCAAGAAATTTTCTGTAAAATCTTGTTCTTCTTTTGAAGAAGAAAAAAATTTTTTAATAAAATATTATAAAAATTTTGTTATTCCAGATAAAAAATTAATAGAATATATAGAAGATTTATACTTTTTTCATGGAAAAGAGGATTTATACATGGCTCATACTATGGTATGCAAAACTCTACAATTTATCAATTATTCCACTCCTAAAAATTTTAAATTGTATAATATATATAACAACGAAGAAAATAAAAAATTTATAATCAAATTATATCGAAATACAATTTTTCATAAAGAAGAATTTAATAATTTAATTAATGATATATCATGTAATTGGGATATTAAAAGAATAGCAATTATAGATTTAATTATATTGCAAATGGCTATTTGCGAATTTTTATATTTTCCAAATATCCCTCCCAAAGCAACTATGAATGAATATATAGAAATAACAAAAATATTTTGTATGGAAAAAAGCAAAATTTTTATTAATGGTATATTAGACCAAATATTTAAATTTTTATATAAAAAAAATAGAATATTCAAAATAGGAAAAGGACTCATGTAAGCATGTAAGTAAGTTTACTTAAACTAAAATATTATATTTCTATGTTTTTTTTATTACAGCAAAATTCTATTATGAGTACCATTTGGATGTTTGTACTAATTTTTATTATATTTTATTTTTTTATGATACGTCCTCAAATAAAAAAACAAAAAAATGAAAAAAAATTTCAAGAAGATTTAAAAATAGGAAATCATATTGTAACAAATTCAGGAATACATGGTAAAATCATAGATATTACAGGATATTTTTTCATACTAGAAACTATCACAGGAAAAATAAAACTTGAAAAAGATACAATTTCAAAAGAATTAACTCAATTACGTTATAATAATAACAATAAAAAATCATAGCATACAATTATTATTTTATTAAACAATGATCAAAAAAATAAAATTGATAGGAATAACGGGAAAAATGGGGACTGGAAAAAGTTTATTTTCTTCTTTTTTCAAAAAAAAAGGAATTCCTGTATATTCTTCAGATAAAAGAGGAAAAATATTAATGAATCAAATAAAAATTATAAAAAAAAATATTATAAAATCTTTTGGACAAGAATCATATAAAAAAAAAAAATAAATACAATTTATTTATCTAAAATAGTGTTTAAAAATTCTACAGCATTAAAATTATTATGTACTATTATACATCCATGGATATCAATAGATTTTAAACACTGGATGTCAGTTATTATTTTACAAAAAAAACCTTTATACGTTATAAAAGAATCAGCTTTATTATTCGAAAGCAAAAGTTATAAAGAATGTGATTTCATTATCACTGTAACTGCGTCTAAAAAAAATATGATTGAAAGAATAATAAAAAGAGATAATTTAAATGAAAATCAAATTATAGATCGATTGAAAAATCAAATATCTAATAAAAAAAGAAAAAAAAAATCCAATCTTATAATCAGAAACTATTCATCTATATATCACTTGCAAAAAAAAGCAAATAAAATACATAAACGATTAGAAAAATTAATTACAAAAAAAAATCAATAATATGGGAAAAGGAGATAAAAAAACTAAAAGAGGAAAAATAAGAAATAAAACTTATGGAAATCTTCGTAAAAATCCAAGAAATACGAAAAAGAAAAAAGAAAAAAGTAAAAATACTAATCTTTTTTAGTTATACTATTGCTATTATCATCATTGGTAAAAATAGATAGAAAATATATTAATTGGGCTAAACAACCAAGAGAAGAAACTACATATGTCATAGCTGCTAAATTTAATGATTCTCTTGCTTTATGATATTCCTGATAATTAACCATATTTTTGGTTTTTAACCAAAATAATGCTCTATTACTTGCGTCGAATTCTATAGGTAATGTAATAAAAGAAAAAATTACAACTAAAAAAAATAACCCTATTCCTAACTTTAAAATTAGGGAATCTTTTCCTCCTGAACTATAAAAGATAGTTAATCCAGACATTATTGCAATATTCACAAATTTAGAACTTAAACTCAAAATAGGGATTAAATAATTCCGTAATTTTAATAGATTATAACCTAATCTATGTTGTAAAGCGTGTCCACATTCATGAGCTGCCACTGCAACGGAAGCTGCTGTACTATCATTATATACATTTTCACTTAAATTAATTGTTTTGTTAATAGGATTATAATGATCAGTCAATTCTCCTGTTACAGAAAGAACATTTACGTCATGAATTCCATGATCTATTAACATTTTTTCTGCTATTTCTTTTCCACTCATACGTGATTGTAAGTATAATTTAGAATAATTTCTAAATTTATTTTTTAATATTGTATTTACAATAACACTTACTAAAACAGTGATCCCTATAATAAAATAGTAAGTCATACAAATCTATTTTTTAACAAAATTATTAATTTATCAATTAAAATGAAAATATATATAAATTAGTTATGTCAAATTTTTGACTATGAATATACCAAAAGTCAACAACCTAAAAAGAATCGTTATTATTGGTGCCGGATTTGCGGGGTTACAAGTAGCAAAAAAATTAAGAAGAGATAAATTTCAGGTGATTCTTATTGATAAAAATAATTATCATACTTTCCAACCTTTATTGTATCAAGTAGCAACAGCAGGTTTAGAACCAGATTCTATAGCACATTCTATTAGAAATATTATAAGAAAAACAAAAAATTTCTTTTTTAGACTGGCTATTGTTCATTATATTAATACAAAAAAACAAACGATACATACAAATGTAGGAAGTTTATCCTATGATTACTTAATTATAGCAACAGGATCTGTGACCAATTATTTTGGAAATAAAAATATAGAATCTTTTGCTTTACCCATGAAATCTATTCCAGAAGCTTTGAATTTAAGAAGTCTTATTTTACAAGATTTTGAATCTGCTTTATTAACAACAGATGAGAAAAAAAAAATAAAACTTATGACTTTTGTCATTGTAGGAGGAGGGCCTACTGGAGTAGAATTAGCTGGTGCTTTAGCTGAAATGAAAAAATATGTATTACCGCATGATTATCCTGATTTAGATATTCGATACATGAATATTCACTTATTACAAGCTACTTCTAGATTACTGGATGGTATGTCTGAACAATCAGCTAAACAAGCTTATAAAAATTTGAAAGAATTAGGTGTTATCATTTGGTTAAATTCTTTAGTGAAAGATTATAATGGAGAAATAGTTTTTATGGAAAAAAATCAAAAAATAGAATCTTTTAATGTAATATGGGCAGCAGGGGTAAAAGGTGCAATTATAAAAGGATTTCTAAAAGAAGATATGGAAGGAAATAGAATTTTAGTTAACAATTATCTTAAAGCTATAAAATATAAAAATATTTTTTCTATTGGAGATGTTGCTTATGTAAACGATAGTAAAAATTATCCTAATGGATATCCCATGACAGCCCAACCTGCTATACAACAAGGAAATCATTTAGCTAGAAATTTGAATTGTTTTATAGATAATATCGAAATGATGAAACCTTTCATTTACAAAAACATAGGTTCTATGGCTACTATTGGTAGAAATAAAGCCGTATGTGATTTTCCTTATTTAAAACTAAAGGGTTTTTTAGCATGGATTACTTGGATGTTTGTTCATTTAGTTAATTTAATAGGTTTTAGAAATAGAGTAATAGCTTTAACAAATTGGATTATTCAATATTTTCATTATAATAAAAGTGTACGTTTAATTATAAGACCATTTCATAGAAGAAAAAAAAGAATTACTTAAAAATAAGTTGAGAAAGAATATTTTTTATTTTATTTTCTGTTTCCATATATTCTTGATGAATATCGCTGTCTATAGTAATTCCACTACCGGCATATAAAATCATTTCTTTTTTATCTTCTTTTATTCTTACACATCTTAAATTCAAATATAGTTCCATATTAGTTTGATTGACTATTCCAATATATCCTGTATAAAAATTTCTTTCGTATCCTTCATTTTTATGAATGAAATCTAAAGAATTCTTCTTAGGAAATCCACATATAGAAGGAGTTGGATGTAAACAACTTAATATTTCATAATAATTAGGTTCCTTATAAAAGGAAAAATATATTGAAGTTTCTAAATGTTTTAAATGACCTATTTTTATAGTTTTTGTATTTTTTATATGAATAGAACCTCTATAAGATTTTAATAAATGAAGTATATATTTTACTACAATTTTATGTTCTTCTATTTCTTTTCTTGTCCAATTTTTTAAACCCCAAATAGTTCCTGCTAAAGCTGAAATTTTTAATTTTTTATCATGACATTTCATGAGAAGTTCAGGAGTAGATCCGATCCAAAATCCATAATGAAAATTATACCAAAGACTAATTAGAGCATTGGGATAAGTATGAATTAATTTCATAAATGTATTTTTAAAATAAAAATTCCGAAAAGGAATTTTTATAGATCTGGATAAAACAACTTTTGTTAAAAATCCTTTCCTTATACTTTCGATAGCTTTTTTTATTAATTTCTTATATTTATAAGAATCTGTTAAAAAAGAAGAGTTTTTTTCCCAAAAAGAAGGAGAAATATTTTCTTGTTTATAAGTTTTTTGTATATCTACAGAATAAATGTTTTTAGGGTGTATTTTTATAATATGATTGTGATTAAAATTTTGAATTAAAAAAAATTTTTCTCCTACAGAATCATAATGAGAATAAAAAAATATTTTTTTATCATAAGGTTTTCTAAAAACAACAAAATTATTATGATTATAATAATTTTTTATAATTTTTTTATATAGAGAAAAAACACTAATTTCTATTGGCATGTTTTCTTTATTGGAATTATAATATTTGTTAATTTACAAAAACTAATCATAGTTTTTTTTTCATCATAAACATTAACTTGAATAAAATGTAAGATATTTCCCTTGTGAAAAATTCTTGCTTCCGCAAATAAAATTCCTTTTTTTATTTTTATAGATCGAATATGATTCGTAGAAATTTCAATACTAAAAACATTAAATTTCCTTTTTTTTTCATTTTCAATATTTATGAAAGAAATAGAACTTCCAACGCTTTCAGCTAAAATTATAGTTGCTCCTCCATGCAAAAAACCAAAAGGTTGAAATATTTCATGATTTATAGGCATTTTTGCAATCAATCTATCTAATTGATTGGATAAAAAAATAAATTGAATTTGCATTATATTTATCAATGTATTTTTTTTTAAGTCATTTAATTCATTTAATAATTCCTCGGTTTTTTTTCTCATAACTAACATAAATAATACATAAATAATAATATAATAATTATTGTTTTTTTGTATATAAACAATTTACATTATATATTATTATTATATATTCTATAACTATTTTTTTCATTAATAAAACATATCTTAAAGAAATTAGAAAATATGAAAGAACAATCTTATGAGGATCTTATTCCTTTGATAGGAATAGAGGGTAAAATTATTGGATTTGAAAAAAAAGAAAAAATTCATATAAAAGGATTACGACATAGTGCTGTTTCTGTTTTTATTTTTAATCTAAAAAATGATTTAATGTTACAAAAAAGATCTTCAAAAAAATACCATTCTTCTTTACTTTGGACTAATACTTGTTGCAGTCATCCTAAAAAAAATGAATCTGTTTTAAAAGCAGCTCACCGTTGTTTAATAGAAGAAATGGGTTTTGATTGTTTTTTGGAACAAAAATTTAGTTTCACTTATCATGAATTTCTTAGTAATGGATTAATAGAAAATGAATTAGATCATGTTTTTATTGGACATTATGAAAAATCTCCAATTATAAATTTTAAAGAAGTAGATAATTGGAAATGGATTTCATTAAATGAATTAATTAAAAATATTTATACTTATCCAACTTCTTATACTATTTGGTTAAAGATTATTATTAAAAATTATTTAAATCAATTAGAATATATAAAAAATGATAGCTACTGTAAATAGAAAAGGATATTTTAGTTCATCACACAGACTTTATAATAATCATTGGGATTTTAAAAAAAATATTGAAATGTTTGGAAAATGTGCAAATTTCAATTATCATGGACATAATTATGAATATATTGTTGGTATTACAGGAGAGATAGATCCTAAAACTGGTTTTGTATTTAATTTACAAAAATTGAAATGTATTCTTTTTGATGAAATAGAAAAACTTTTTGATCATAAAAATATTAATTTAGATATTAAAGAATTCTCATTTATCAATCCCACTATAGAAAATATAGTTGTTTTCATGTGGAATCGAATAAATAGTAAAATACCTTCTGATTTAAAATTAAAAATAACTTTATACGAAACGGTAAATAATTTTGTTGAATATGACGGAAAATAATAAAAATGTTATTAAAAAAACTATTTTATATGATAATCATATTCGTTTAGGAGCCAAAATAGTTAACTATTCCAATTTTTATATGCCACTTCAATATACTTCTTCTTTAATAGAGCATATGCATGTAAGAAATTATGCTGGAATTTTTGATGTAAGTCATATGGGTAAATTTATTTTAAAAGGAAGATATTCTGAAAATCTAATTCAATATTTAACTACGAATGATTTATCTAAAATCAAGATTGGACAAGCTCAATATACTTGTTTAATTAATGATAAAGGAGGAATTATAGATGATATAGTTGTTTATAAAATTTCGGAAAAAAGTTTCTTACTTATAGTAAATGCTTCTAATATTGAAAAAAATAAAAATTGGATCAATAATCATATAAAAAAATATGAATATTCTAATATAGAATTGATAGATGCTTCTCTAACACATTCTGTTTTATCTATTCAAGGTCCATTATCTTTATTTTATATTCAAAAATTAACAAATATTTCATTAAACAAAGTTCCTTTTTATCATTTTAAAATAGGAGAATTTTCGGGAATAAAAAATGTATTAATCTCTAGAACAGGATATACAGGAAATAAAGGAATAGAAATTTATGTTTCCAATGAAAATGCAAAAAAAATATGGAATGATATTTTAAAAATAGAAAAAAAAATAATTCCTTGTGGAATAGCAAGTAGAAATTCATTGAGATTAGAAATGGGATATCGTTTATATGGACAAGATATTTCTGAAAAAACAACTCCTATAGAAGCAAATTTATCTTGGATAATTAATTTTGATAAAAAATTTATAGCTAAAAAAATATTACAAAAACAAAAAAAAGAAGGAAAATATAAAAAGTTTATATCTTTTCTTGTTGAAAAAGAAAAAAAAATTCCAAGACCAGGACATTTATTAATAGATGAAAATAAAATTTCTGTTGGTTATGTTACTTCTGGTGTTTATTCTCCAGTTCTAAAAAAAGGAATTGGAATGGGATATATAACTAATATAGAAAAAAAAGATTCTATATTTCTTTTCATCAGAAAGAAAAAAATTCCTATTAAAATAGTCAAATTACCTTTTATAAAAATTTAAAACTAAATGTTTAATTTTATATGATGAAATTATAAAAAAACCATAGTTTTATCGAAAAAAAAAATATAATATATTCGGAACATTTTCAAAAAAATTTTTTGTTAGCTCTTCCTGTATTTCTTACCCAATTAGGTGTAATATGTATAGGATTATGTGATAATATAATGATTGGTTTTTTGGGGAAAAAAGCTTTAGCGTCAATTTCATTATCAAATTCTGTTTTTTTTGTTATAATCATTTTTGGATTGGGAATATCTACAGGTATTTCTACCTTAATTGCATCTATAGATGTAAAAAAAGAATATAAAAAAGGCGCTATTATTTTTCATCATGGTTTAATTTTAAATTTTTTTTTATCTATACTAATGTATGGATTAGTACATGTATTTTTATATATATTTCCTTATTTAGGACAACCTAAAGAAATATTAAACGAAACTATTTCTTTTTTAAAAATAGTATCTATATCTTTCATTCCTTGGATGATATTCGAAGTTTTTAGAAAATTTTCAGAAGGTTTATCTTTAGTATTTCCTGGTTTAATTGTAACTTGGATGTCTGTTTTTATTAATATTGTACTAAATTATATATTTCTTCACGGTAGTTGTGGTTTTCCGAAACTAGGTGTTGTTGGTATTGCTTATGCTACATTAGCATCTAGAATAATCATGTTAATTGGAATTATGATTTTATTATATCAATACAAAAAAGTACATAATTATTATAATCAATTGAAATATTTTTTTTTTAAAAAAAAATATTTCAAAGAAATATTGAAAATAGGAGTTCCCTCTGGATTACATATGTTATTTGAAATGAGCGCTTTTTCTTTATCTTCTTTTATATCAGGAGTATGCGGAACAAAAGTATTAGCTGCTCACCAAATAGTTATGAGTTTAGTTTCTTCTACTTTTATTCTCAATACAGGTTTTTCTGTAACTGCTACAATAAGAATAGCAAACCAATTAGCCCTAAAAAATTATTTAGAATTAAAAAAAATAGGAACATCTATTTTTTCTATGGGATTTATTTTTATGTTAATTTGTGGCCTTTTATTTTTCTTCTTTCGAGGCTATATTCCTTATATATACATCAAGAATGATGAAGAAGTCATTAAAATTGCAGAAAAAATGATAATAGTTGCTAGTTTTTTTCAATTATCCGATGGATTACAAGGAGTTATTCTTGGAGCATTAAGAGGTTTACAAGATGTTCATATTCCTATGTGGATTAGTTTTTTTTCTTATTGGATTATTGCTTTACCTACAGCATGGTTTTTATCTATAAAAATGGGAGGAATAGGGGTATGGATTGGGTTAGGATTTGGTTTAACTATATCAGCTATCTTACTTTTTATAAGATATAAAACTATTATCGATAAAATAATAAAAATGAAATAAACATTTCATATTCAAATAATTCATCATATAACAGTTCGTGTTAAATATCTATATTTGTTTTTCAACATATGAAATTAAAATTTTAATAAAAATAAAATTTTCATTATTTATTCTTTATGAAAACATTTCAAGAATACAATTTTTTCGATAAAAATATTATTCAAGCTATAGAAGATATTGGTTTTAAATATCCAACACCAATACAAGAAAAAGTTATTCCTTTTTTACTATCTTCAGAAAAAGACATTATAGCATTAGCCCAAACAGGAACAGGAAAAACAGCTGCTTTCGGTCTTCCAATCATTCAAAAAGTGAAATTAAAATCTACTCTTCCTCAAGCTTTAATTTTATGTCCTACAAGAGAATTATGTATACAAATAACACGTGATCTTTGTCGATTTTCAAAATTTTCATCATTTATAAAAATTGTTTCTTTATATGGAGGAGCAAATATAAATTCACAAATAAAATCTTTGAAAAAAAAAAATCATATTATAGTAGGAACTCCAGGAAGAATTATTGATTTAATCAAAAGAAAAAAATTATCTTTTGATAAGATTCAATATTTAGTACTTGATGAAGCAGATGAAATGTTAAATATGGGATTTAAAGATGAATTAGATTCTATAATAGAAAAATTACCAAAAAAAAGACAAAGTTTATTATTTTCGGCAACAATGTCTAAATATATGAACGTTATAGCTCATAAATATTTAATAGATCCTGTAGAAATTGTCACGGGGAAAAAAAATATTGGAGCCGATGATGTTAAACACGTTTATTATATAATAGAAAAATTGGATAAAAAATATTTAGCTTTGAAAAGAATTTTGGATATAAATCCTGATATTTATAGTATTATATTTTGTGGAACTAAAAAAGAAACTAAAGAAATAGCTGATTTTTTAACCAAAGATGGTTATAATGCTGATGCTTTATATGGAGACCTTTCACAAACACAACGTGAATCTGTTATGAACAGATTTAGAAATAGAAATCTAAAATTTCTTGTAGCCACAGATGTGGCAGCTCGTGGATTAGATATAAATAATATAACTCATGTTATTAATTACAATCTTCCAAAAGAAAGTCAAATTTATGTCCATAGAAGTGGACGTACAGGAAGAGCTGGAAATACGGGAATTTCTATTTGTATTATTCAAACTAAAGAAACTAGAAATTTAAAAGAATTTGAAAAAAAAATTGGGAAAAGTTTTAACCGTATTATGCTTCCTACGGGAGAAGAAATATGTGAAAAACAATTATTCTATTTTATAGAAAAAATAAAAA is a window from the Blattabacterium cuenoti STAT genome containing:
- a CDS encoding DEAD/DEAH box helicase; protein product: MKTFQEYNFFDKNIIQAIEDIGFKYPTPIQEKVIPFLLSSEKDIIALAQTGTGKTAAFGLPIIQKVKLKSTLPQALILCPTRELCIQITRDLCRFSKFSSFIKIVSLYGGANINSQIKSLKKKNHIIVGTPGRIIDLIKRKKLSFDKIQYLVLDEADEMLNMGFKDELDSIIEKLPKKRQSLLFSATMSKYMNVIAHKYLIDPVEIVTGKKNIGADDVKHVYYIIEKLDKKYLALKRILDINPDIYSIIFCGTKKETKEIADFLTKDGYNADALYGDLSQTQRESVMNRFRNRNLKFLVATDVAARGLDINNITHVINYNLPKESQIYVHRSGRTGRAGNTGISICIIQTKETRNLKEFEKKIGKSFNRIMLPTGEEICEKQLFYFIEKIKKVVVNDNLMKKFLPKIQKNLEFFDKEELIKRFSWIGFNHFINYYKNSKDLNPVFYKKIIGSRTKKKFFSKLFLNIGSKDNLTKLRLINLINKAVNNSRINIGHIKILSNFSLFEVEKRYRNKILIGMSRINHFGKPISIEIKN